TTTCCGCTCAAATCTAAGTCCCAAGCATCCTCCTATTTTCTCAGCTTTCGAAATTATGTTAAAACTCAATTTGAAAAAGACATAAAAGCTTTTCAATGTGACAACGGCCGTGAGTTTCATAACAACCCTTTTCTTAAGCTAGCATCTGATCATGGCATGATATTCCGATTCTCTTGTCCCCACACTTCCTCTCAGAACGGAAAAGCCgagaaattgatacgcaccacaAATAATATAGTCCGTACCATTCTTATACATGCCAATTTACCTCCTTCGTTTTGGGTTCATGGGTTAGATATGGCCGTCTACCTCCTTAACATTCTACCCACGAGAACTCTCAACAATAAAAGTCCAATGGAAGCCTTATTCCATAAACTTCCATCATATGATCACATTCGGGTATGTGGTTGTTTGTGTTACCCCAATCTCACCTCTATCTCCAAACACAAACTTGCCCAAGGTTAACGCCATGTGTATTTTTGGGTTTTCCAACTAGCCATCGAGGGTACAAGTGCTATGACATTTCCACAAGTAAAATAATACTCTCCCATCACGTTCAATTTATGGAAAATGTATTTCCGTACAAAAACTTAGCTTCAATACTAGACCATCTCCTCTCTTGTCCCATATGCTAGcccaaaattaccatgcctggCCCAATACTCATACGGCCCAGCCGCATGTTGCCCAAACCCCCCCTGGCGGACCCTCTACAGAAACCCAACCCCAACCCCCTGGCCAAACTACAGACCGCCTACCCTCTTCCCTGCGGCCCACACTCCACAGCCCACACACTCCTCCCAGAGTACCTACTAACCCAACAAGCCAAACAAGCCCATTCCAGTTTGACTCACTCCCACCCAATACTCCAATTTCAGAAATCAGTCCCCTCTCTTCCCAAATTCGGCCAACCGAACGTATGGAGACGAGAGCAACCCAAACGGATTTTTAATCTCTCCTCCACAACTCACACTTCCCAATATATCTCACCATTACCTAAAAATCCCAAACTAGCCATGCTAGACCCTAACTGGAATACGGCCATGACTGAGGAATATAATGCTATTATGTCACAACATAGTTGGGATCTTGTTCCAAGACCACCACATGGGGTCAATATTATTCGTTGCATGTGGTTGTATCGTCATAAGTACAGGGATAATAAAGTTTTTGAAAGACACAAGGCACACCTTGTAGTGAATGGTAATTCTCAACAAGTGGGCATAGACTGTGATGAAACTTTTAGCCCGGTCGTGAAACCGTCTACCATTCGCACTGTTTTGAGTATTGCTATGGGTAAGAATTGGCCTATTTATCAACTAGATGTGAAGAATGCGTTTCTTCATGGGGATTTAAAAGAAACAGTTTACATGCATCAACCACCAGGGTTCGTAAATCGAGCAGCCTCTACTCATGTTTGCAAACTTCGTAAAGCTCTTTATGGTCTTAAACAAGCTCCGAGAGCCTGGTACCTACGTTTTGCCAACTTTATTCTTGATATTGGGTTTGTCTGTGCTAGGAGTGACACTTCCTTATTTATTTATCGTAGGGGGAACGATACAACTTACTTGTtactttatgtggatgatattgtTCTAACTGCTTCTTCTGAAAGGTTGAAAACATAGCTTATCGGCCTACTCAAGTCCGAGTTTTCTATGACTGACTTGGGACAATTAAGCTACTTTCTGGGGATTTCTGTCACTCGTACTCCACAGAGTATGTTCCTTTGTCAGCAAAAATATGCAGAGGAAATTATTCATGGGGCGATAATGGATAATTGCAAGCCCATGCCCACTCATGTTGACGCCAAATCCAAACTTAGTGCCACGGATGGTGATCCGGTTCTTGATCCGTCACTCTATCGGAGCCTTGCAGGTGCCTTGCAGTACCTCACTTTTACTCGCCCTGATATTGCATGCGCTGTGCAACAATGTTGCTTATTTATGCATACACCGCGAGAACCTCACTTCAATGCTCTCAAACGCATCTTCCGTTACATTAAAGGCACTCTTGATCTTGGTTTACATGTCTATCCATCTACACCCACCAGATTAATCACTTATACGGATGCCGATTGGGGCGGTTGTCCAGACACACGTCGTTCTACTTTTGGGTATTGTGTCTTTCTAGGTGATAATCTCATATCCTGGTCTTCTAAACGGCAGGCTATGCTCTCCCGTTCGAGTGCACAAGCAGAATATAGGGGCGTTGCGAACGTCGTTGCCGAAACTTGTTGGCTCCTCAATCTTCTTGTTGAGCTGCAGTGTCCTCTCCGTAAAGCCACATTAATATATTGTGATAAATAATATTTCTGCGGTTTATTTATCAGTCAATCTGGTTCAACATCAACGAACCAAACATGTTGAGTTGGATATCCATTTTGTGTGCGAGAAAGTTGCCTTAGGGCATATTCCGGTACTTCACGTCCCGTCGGCTTATCAATATGCAGATATTTTCACTAAAGGACTACCACGGCAACTGTTCCTTGACTTCAGATCCAGTCTGAGCGTCCGGCCTCCTCCCGCTCCGACTGCGGGGGTGTGATAGAATATATGTTAATATTCTTTCCGATATTGATAGATTTTGTGTAATTATGTAAATTAGAGCTCTCATAGAAATAGGATTGTACACCTATAAATATTGATTAATGAGAACATCCCAAATCAGGGAGAATTAAACTACAGTTCTAGTGAAATTGACTTGTTTTGGGTTTAAATTTCTCAGTTTCTACAGTGGAAATTGAAATTTTTATACATTCTCCTCAATCCCATATCATAATCCCTTAATTCCCCTCAATCCATAAACCTTCAAGTATAGGGGGATGGTGTTATCAATTTGAGAATTTCCCCATCAATAGCCCATTAtttgaacccaaaaaaaaaaaatcccaattAAACCCGCAATTTGCCAAACAAAAAATTTCCCCATTAATTCGCGACTGATTATACAGAGAAATCATAAACAACAATTGAAAGCTTCCTCCAATTAGGAAGATTAACACCATTATCatgtaatttaaaatcaaatctACAATTTAGCAAAAGCTTTTGCAATTAAGAACATAATTTGATAAATCTTTAGGAGAAGAGGGAAATCGAGTGAAGAGAAGTGGTCAGAAGAGAAAGACATGGCAGGAAGAGGATGGGGCAAGTGAAGAGAGAAACTTGATCAGAGTTGGAGGAAGGGGAGAGTGAATTGGAGGTACGgagtgtttatgccaaatttctaATGGACGACCTTTagttgggacatagacgactagataaaATAAAGCAAGCAAATAACAGGAAATAAAGGACGgaaataaagagagacgagacaagagatggtgacgcggaaaacccgaaagggataaaaaccgtGGGTgccatgagtccaccaatccactatgttgTTGGCATAAAAGCCTAATTGAGTACAAGTACAATGTTTATTTACGGGTATATATAAATGTAGCTAATAATAAAGCATGAGTAAAAGGGGAACTTAGGAGTATGCAAGCAGACACAAAAGGTATTGTGATTATTACGATATCGGCTATTTGGTGAAGTACCAAAGGTATTAGGGGAAGACGTTTAGTTTAGGATGGTACTAGTTTTTGTAAACTAATAATGGCGAGAAATTATTGGTGGAATGTACATGTGGAGTTTAAGAGAGAAAGGTTTGCTCTTATTTGTAGTTAATGGGCTACgggaagaaaataaacatgatAAGGAGGGTGTAGTTAATGAAAAGTGTAGATATGATTGTGGATGGGTTGAATGCCCCCTGGTGTTACTAGACGGTAGTATTTATACAGAACTACAAGGCTAGCATTGTTGAGGGAATAATTCTGGTAGTTGTTACTTGATCTTCTCCACCTCCCTTGATACTCTCCAACTGATTTGAGCTTGTCTATCAAGCAACCCATGTGTAGAACAAGTCTAGGTCAAGTTGAGCAGATAACGGCTCCTCGAACGTAGGAACCGACCATGGCAAGTGTGGTACAATCTACCCATAACACGGAGTATCACTGTGGAGAATGAAGGATAAGAGCTCCCCCAGTCAATCACCATGATTGGCGAGTAAACATATCAAGGGGTATTTTCGTAAATaaattgtcaaaatataccATCTACATATTTAAAAATACAATatctttttatattaaaattattttctttcattttttttaaaaaaatatcaaatatattgtACATTGCAATTTTTAGATTGTATATTTGTTCATtgtaattacgaaaatgccacttGATATGCCAATGAAGGGGATAGTTTTGAAATTTCTCAGAAGAATAAAGAGGTGAGAAAAAGAGAAAATGTATgtaatttttttcttaaaaaaaactgaaattaaaataagattggtCAATCAGAGTAAAACATGTGTCATGATAACTTAAAATATCGGTTTCTCTACTTTTCAACAAGTCATGAACCattttgaaaagatatcctcTAAAGGTTGTGTTAATCATAATTAATCGAATGGTGGAAATGTTTTAAGAAGAGCGcccaaatgttggattattagaaTTATTTTTCCTAATTTATAACTTTTGAATCATTTTTATTACCTTTTCATTTTTCATCGTAAATAAtatttcttttcaattttggtcattctgtcaaataagtaaataactaTTCGTAATACATAGCGATATATATTGTTATGGTACACATTGGTACACGTCATTTACAAATATATCTTAGTTGTGGCACATATAAGTACACGTCGTTTACGAATATATGTTAGTTGTGGTACATATCGGTAATCGTCATTTACAATGATATATTCTTTATTTCATAATTAGAATTCATTTACGTTACAACAAAAAATCCATAGTTTTATACCAACGTTTTTCTCTTAGGATCTGTTTAAAATACTTTGAAAATAAAACATTTTCAATTAAAAATGATTTCCGTGTTATAGAGTATACTTCCGAAAGAAAATACGatttttgatttgttttttataTTCCTTTTCTTGGGAACATAGATAATTTTGAAAATAGAGGAGCAAATATGAAGGGGAGGAGGAACACCTTGACCTGGATGAAACTTAAATTTATCATCATTTGAAGGTAGAAAAACAAACTTACATTAGCAACGTGGAGTTGGAGATTTTGAGTTTTAGCCTTGCATTTTGAACAGAATCTCTGATTGATAGTGATTTCTCGTCTTGCTTACTCACTGAATTCATTTCTATCTAACCCAAAACTCAAAAAATACAGTGAAAAATAGTTTAAATCTCcattttgaaaataattttaaaataaaatttccatTTTTATAATTTCCCAATCTcgaaattaaaaaagaaaaaagagttaAAAAGAGTAAGTTTGGAAGTGTACAGGTCAGCAAATGTCGTTATGGAAAGTGTCTGCGCCGAATCGCAGATAGAGGGATTGAAGCCTGAATATCCGAAACAACCAATCACTCAATTTCACTAATTTGCCCTTCATTTTTCACTTTATAGTCCACGTGACTTTTGACTTAGGAAAATTCTCATTGGTGACCTCATACTTTTGTATTTTCTCAATGGTAGCCTAAAAAGATTTTGACTATTCGTGGTAGCCCTCCTTTCTTAATTGCTATCTAATATAGCATTACTAACTTAAATTCGACCAAGACACACTTAAAGCCAAAACTTCAAAATTGAACCTATACGAACCAAGCCGTAACTAAAACCCTTCATCAAGTGTGAATAATGGGAACGACATTAAACAAATCTCTTTCTAACTTTCGCAAGCAATGAGTATCTAATTTGGTATTTGGTACTACATTGAACATACATAGTAGGTGAATTTGTTTATCAAATTTCCAAACACACTATAAGAGGCAGGGAGCATAAATACAAcatagacctgatcaaatggaGGGCCGGGCCGGGCTTGAGCGTAAAAAATCAGCCCGCTATGTCGGGTCGGGCCGGGCTGGGCCAAGATTCGGGCCAAAATTTTGTGCCCAAACCTGTTATTTTCGCGCCGGGCCTACCTGGCTTTTCGGGCCATTTTCGGGCCggaccaaatttataactaaaaagtgtatttttgtgtttcccaaacccgcccaaaaaaataaaatttttgggccgggtcgggccggaaaattctgcccaaacccgcaaaaatttcgggcgggccgggccgggccgacGGGCCGGGCTcatcttgatcaggtctaataCAACATATCTATAAATTGTAGAGCATAAACAAGGGCCTATCAATATAGATTTACGGCAGTTACCCAtttaaccaccaccaccaccaacagcaacaaagccttagtcccaaaatgatttggggtcggctaacatgcgCCATGAACCATTTtcttttttgaccatcaccacgttggctaGCCACTTGGGATAGATGCAAGGTTCAATAAACCCTGCTTCTTGTAGCTTCTTCACCTCTTCGACGATGGCTTTGTTCTTCTCTGAAGAGTAATTCCTCTTCTTCTGTTTGATTGGCCGGGCTTCGACACTGACGTCCAACTTGTGGCATATCATATtcggatctatccctggcatgtcAGTTGCCGACCATGCaaaaatgtctttgtgatctCTCAACAGCGGTATGAGATcaattcggagccccgagcttaggcccttgcctattcggacgctcttATCAGAATCATCTTCTAGGAAGATATCCTCAATTTCCTGATTTGGCTCGAGAGAAGGACTCTCGGGCCGAGCATCAACCTCTACGGGTTTCACCTGACTGCTCAGGCCGACCTTTTTCTTCTTTGCCTCTTGCTACTCAAGCGGGGGctcatcttcttcatcatcttcgGGACCATCACCTGGCCTTGGCTTTCGGATAGAAGTGTGGCAAGTTCTCCTTGCTATCTCATGATCTCCTTTTACCCGTTCGGTAAAGCATGCATCCGAGACATACATCATCACTTGATAGTATGTAGATGGAATGGCCTACATCTAGTGGATCATGGTTTGTCCCATGATGACATTGTACACTGAATCGCAGTCCATGACTAAGAATTCCTCCCGGACATTTCTTGCAGCATTGCCTTTGCCGGCGGTGACTAGTAGGGTGATTTTCCCGAGGGAAATTGCTGATGAACCATTGAAGCCAATCAGCGGGTAACTCATCTTCGTCTCTTCATCCTCGTTGGGTTGGAGGACCAGTTGGTTGAAGCAATtcctgaagatgatgatgacgaCACTTCCCTTATTGACCAGTACTCTGTGTATGTTGTGATTGTTGAGATCCATGGAAATTACCAAGGGATCGTCATGTTCGTATTGGACGCCGAGACAATCAtcggcagtgaaggtcatgtttggAGGATAAGGCTCCTCTTTGCCTATAATGTTGAAATTGACTCGGTGGAAAAGGCTTCTCAAATGTCTTTTGCTGGAATTGGTGGACATgtgtgaaggaaatgtgtcattCACCCAAGGTGAATTAGTCTAATATTAAGGTTCAGATTAaatacgaataattaattcagtaagatcaagtgatcggaacagctagctagagCAATGTTCCGATAAGTGAATTCTAATCTTTATTAggatcacaacttactcttgactggacctacaaggtcacaccaatgaaataaagtagatcttcggattaaatgaattttccCATTTAATGGCTATTCGGGAAATTTAGATCAAAAAACGTAAATATACGATAAAACGTAGGATCGGAATTGTATATCGTACAACGTATATTCGTAAGGTGGACAAGACGAATAATCTTATCgcacgacattggatcgtcaagtaatatacgataaataatagccgtaaggcattaGACGCAAGACGAAAAGGGAACGAGCAAGTTGTTGGCCCACGAGCTCAAGCGCGCAAGCGCCAATCCCATGGGCGCAACAACAAGGGAGCAGCGAAAGAACAATAACGCACATGTCCATGGACTTATGATTATGTGCGTGTGCGCGGGCCAAGCAACACACAACAGCAGCACTGCACAGCGTGCTGGCTAGGGCGCGACTCAAGTCTCAGCCGCGTGCAGGTTGTGTGCGTGTGAGTGTGTTAGCCAGCCATGGCCCTTGTGCTTTGGTCGGTTAACACACATGTATTCcctaggttattctaataacctaatACACTAATTTTTCATACTACACTCAATCTAACCCTAGAGCCacaagaaccctaattctctgtgTGCCTCCAAAGTTGATAATTCCCAAAAGCCAAATACCTTGTGGAAGATGTAAGCTATCGGaatcaaggcggatctgaacttGTTGGTGGACGATTGTTGAGGAACTACAAGTGGAGCTCTCGTTCGTGTTCGTAAGGCTAGTGGGAGTACACGCATCAAATGTATGTATTCGTTTAATCTACACTTTTACATGGATTCTAGATCTAGATGTTTTCCGctttgttaattaattagattagcattACCCAACGTGGTATCAGAGATTCATATTTTAAAGTATTTTTAATGTATTATTCATGATTTATGTGCTCGAATTTTTCTGTtattttttcgaattttttcggattattggatgaatcagTGAAAATTTGTTGTTTCTGAAAAGTGTCGGATTTTCGATTTTTATGAGTGTATTTTGGGTGGAAACGACATTCTAAGAAATTCTCATAaagccccccccccccaaaaaaaaaaattaaaaattcagcCTCTAAGTCGGACTTTGAGAGGTTTTTCGTTTCAAATTTATCAAATTGTGAATAAAATCggctttaaaaattaattattattgcTAATCAATAATTAATTGTGGATTGTCCTACTGGTTGTTTATATTTAAtatgaatttttaaattaatttcgttgattaattataattataaaacCTAATTCCGAAAAGCTTAAAGTAATGATTTTTATGGTCGGAGATTGATTAGATTATAGATTGAATATCCCTAAGCACAGATTCATTGGCTGGTTAGCCATACAATCAAGACTGCAGACCACTTCAAAGTTGGCCAAGATTGGAGTCAGTCAATCTGCTAATTGCTTGATTTGTGGTTAGAGTGATGAAACCCATCAGCATTTGTTTTTTCAGTGCATTTACAGTGCAGAATGCCTCAGAGCAGTTAAAGATTGGCTAGGCTTTTCTTTTGCTAGTAGCTCCTTGACTCAGCTGGTTAGACATGTTGGGCATAGCAGAATGTCCATGTTCAGAAAACAGGTCTGTTATGCAGCCATAGTTGCAGCAGTGTATCTGATTTGGCAATGTAGGAACAATAGCTTTTGGGAGAATAGTGTTCCTACTGTGAATCACACAGTGTCTAAGTTGAAACAAGTGGTGAGAGGGAGAATTCAAACTGTTTTGCCTAAGAGTATCAGTAGAAGGGATAATACTTGGTTTATGTCTTTGTGAGTATAGCTGTAGTTGGGGCAGTTTTGTATAGCTGGATTTCTGCTGCTTCTTGTTGATagggtccaacctagttggttcttATTGCTTGAAGTTTCCTTAGTTGTAATCttgtttgatcattaatattatctctcacttgcttagcaaaaaaaaaaattgattagaTTAGTTGGTTAGATCTGAAAATTTGTTTAGGCGAGTAGGGGAATATGAGTTCATGTTTCAATagctcatttaaaaattcaaggattaaaattttgattggattcgttAATATTAATCAttcacctaaaccaaatttgataaaaatctgaaatttaattgtcgGATTGGTTTATCTAAAATATTCGAGTTTATGTTGATTGGAATCGTTCATTAAATTTGTATAAAAGTTAGCCTAGACATATTATTTTCATGAATTGGATTGTGTGACATTTTAATAAATCACCCCACTTAAATTATTTTTCGGAACAAAAACGATTAGATATGttgaaattatgaaaattaaattgtgAAAATTATCgtttcggaaaaaaaaaactggATTGTTTTTTTGGTTGGACGAGCAACCACTCACATTTGGGCGAGGGGTTGATGTCCTAGTGCTATGCATTATGCGCGGCGAGACGAGGGGCATTGGGAGTGAGTCGCGCTTGCACGCATGGCTTGCGCCTGCAACGTGGCATAGTGCTAGCGTTGGGCGAAGCCCTTTGGGAGAGTGTGTAGCGTTGTTTCCACACAGCGACACGGTAAGCCAGCAATCGCAAGCCAACGCGCGTTGGGGCGGAGCAGCGAGGGAGCAGCATCAAGCCTTACTCGCGCATATGCACTGATGCACGGGCATGGGCCTTGCCGCCTATGGATTGTGCGATAGTGGCTGTTGTACAGCGCATCAATGGGATGGGCGCAAGCCAATCCCACGTTGCATCGTTTTGTGCAATTTTGTTACGTTTAAATTCAAGGCCTAATttttgggctttgggcttaTTTTTGCAAATAGGGGCTAACATTGGACtttgttaatattttattttattttacttggattgggccgtgagtttaaatatttaaaattaaaagttcaaacgatattggtttaagtgggagccttttaatgaaattattgaaattaattattttaattaattttcgtaGGAAGATcacttttattaattaaatctttgattagaatataattaaggattaataatttggaattgattaatcttttagagtGCGTGTACATGaacatgattttaattaatcatgtaaattATGTGTAAGCTTACTTGGGCCACTCGTTTTAAagtacgaatggatgaatgtatattatattattatgtaTTCCAGGTTTTgcaggtgactagtatggcccaactagTATAGTTAAATACGTTATGCAAACCGTTTAATATTTGAATGTAATTTTAAATATGATCTGCGTACCATGaagttttgttgtaataattagattatttaattcaagtacTTCTAGATAGCATATAAAAAATTCTAAGTTATCATTTTGAATGGATTTCAAGAcggtgccaagctaacaaggtggagtttgaagattggatgcttcaagaccaagtcAAGGGGCCAAGGCTGTgacggggtcgaaaaagcacgaggctaatgcgtgacctcgtccctcgtgggtgtgacgattctttttattcaatcaagtgtaattggatttcctgtgagtttacacccaattgactagtaatataggagtcgtcattcagtttttaacgacaatgagaaaaactgacaaaacccggttatcgtgacataaagggaggtgcaattatgtttgaccacgacggccgtaggttcccttgtgatccctggtgtggggatctctcaacatacacccgcaaggtagagattgagggttcgggggactgtaactaccgagaggagtacttcgc
This Spinacia oleracea cultivar Varoflay chromosome 6, BTI_SOV_V1, whole genome shotgun sequence DNA region includes the following protein-coding sequences:
- the LOC130463590 gene encoding uncharacterized mitochondrial protein AtMg00810-like, translating into MTDLGQLSYFLGISVTRTPQSMFLCQQKYAEEIIHGAIMDNCKPMPTHVDAKSKLSATDGDPVLDPSLYRSLAGALQYLTFTRPDIACAVQQCCLFMHTPREPHFNALKRIFRYIKGTLDLGLHVYPSTPTRLITYTDADWGGCPDTRRSTFGYCVFLGDNLISWSSKRQAMLSRSSAQAEYRGVANVVAETCWLLNLLVELQCPLREEGNRVKRSGQKRKTWQEEDGASEERNLIRVGGRGE